The following are encoded in a window of Sminthopsis crassicaudata isolate SCR6 chromosome 5, ASM4859323v1, whole genome shotgun sequence genomic DNA:
- the LOC141542457 gene encoding uncharacterized protein LOC141542457, whose amino-acid sequence MMKRNGVFPQDFVQDQHKSLLGKAKSLIFRGPPHGMQGLDFEGQKHGIPGRPKMEAKDVGGPSWVRSSSYTTPNNTILFPSIVMEPLLPVTPECLRKATPAYPGQAVNAVPKRTFKIHLATECQTLSETGLERSSVWSQGESSAAKEAAPKCDNKKISRFWKTTAKVSPTLLSESKLCPRDLSGPSLNLAQGEGPPTHAATPKCGMQKFSSLWRKTAKVFPALLSELETSSRDLDDPSFNWAQGEGPPPQAASPVRAIKVVRTLGKRSTKSSPGLPTVANTFSSILSSQGPQGEIPQAEEGIRACAIKGVSELRKRMAKVSPALPNVSKTPHKVVSKPCDVWLQDEDLPLQEALQVKGFSAPRNRKTTTVNPRPPIGSKTFPTVVSDRSSNWPQGEAASGQEATPFCGIKVIITGIKKCTEGSPGLPSESKALREIIFQSSCNWTQEENAGTQIATPACPPQTSGPWEGSVEVQLTSSPRSQPSPSLVTKFSEQRPQEIGCGKHSAFGAFLENLQIGGLTEAHRALLISPRKRNKSANEQK is encoded by the exons atgatgaaaagaaatggagTATTTCCCCAAG actttGTCCAGGATCAACACAAGAGCCTATTGGGGAAAGCAAAATCGCTGATTTTCCGAGGTCCCCCTCACGGAATGCAAGGGCTGGACTTTGAGGGCCAAAAGCACGGCATTCCTGGAAGGCCAAAAATGGAGGCAAAGGACGTTGGGGGCCCATCCTGGGTGAGGAGTTCTTCTTACACCACTCCTAACAATACCATTCTATTTCCTTCAATCGTTATGGAACCATTACTTCCTGTTACCCCTGAATGTCTCCGAAAAGCCACCCCAGCTTATCCTGGCCAAGCCGTCAATGCTGTTCCAAAGAGAACATTCAAAATCCATTTGGCCACAGAATGCCAAACATTGTCTGAGACTGGGCTTGAACGTTCATCTGTGTGGTCCCAGGGAGAATCTTCTGCAGCCAAAGAAGCGGCCCCTAAATGTGACAACAAAAAGATCAGTCGTTTTTGGAAGACCACAGCCAAAGTATCCCCGACACTTCTGAGTGAATCAAAGCTATGTCCCAGAGACCTATCTGGACCTTCCTTGAATTTGGCCCAGGGAGAAGGTCCACCAACCCATGCAGCCACCCCAAAATGTGGCATGCAGAAATTCAGTTCTCTTTGGAGGAAAACAGCCAAAGTTTTCCCGGCACTGCTGAGTGAATTGGAGACATCTTCCAGAGATCTCGATGATCCCTCCTTCAATTGGGCTCAGGGCGAAGGTCCACCACCCCAAGCAGCCAGCCCAGTACGGGCCATCAAAGTAGTCAGAACTCTAGGAAAGAGGAGCACCAAATCATCCCCAGGCCTGCCGACTGTAGCAAATACATTCTCCAGTATACTCTCTTCCCAGGGGCCCCAGGGAGAAATTCCTCAAGCCGAAGAAGGCATAAGAGCTTGTGCCATTAAAGGAGTCAGTGAACTTCGGAAGAGGATGGCCAAGGTTTCCCCAGCACTGCCCAATGTGTCCAAGACACCACACAAAGTTGTGTCTAAACCCTGTGATGTTTGGCTCCAGGATGAAGATCTTCCACTGCAAGAAGCCCTCCAAGTGAAAGGTTTCAGTGCTCCTCGGAACAGGAAGACGACCACTGTAAACCCTCGCCCACCCATTGGATCCAAGACATTCCCCACAGTTGTGTCTGACAGGTCCTCTAATTGGCCCCAGGGGGAAGCTGCTTCAGGCCAGGAAGCCACCCCGTTCTGTGGCATCAAAGTAATTATAACTGGGATAAAAAAGTGCACAGAAGGATCCCCAGGTCTGCCAAGTGAGTCCAAGGCATTGCGTGAAATTATCTTCCAATCTTCCTGTAACTGGACCCAGGAAGAAAATGCTGGGACTCAAATTGCTACTCCAGCATGTCCTCCCCAAACCAGTGGCCCCTGGGAGGGGTCGGTCGAAGTCCAGCTAACCTCGTCCCCCCGGTCTCAACCTTCGCCGAGCCTGGTCACCAAGTTCTCTGAGCAAAGGCCCCAGGAGATAGGCTGTGGAAAACATAGTGCATTTGGGGCCTTTTTAGAAAATTTACAGATTGGTGGATTAACAGAAGCTCATCGAGCTCTCCTGATTTCTCCccgaaaaagaaacaaatctgcaaatgagcaaaaataa